A single genomic interval of Camelina sativa cultivar DH55 chromosome 11, Cs, whole genome shotgun sequence harbors:
- the LOC104725526 gene encoding uncharacterized protein LOC104725526, with product MDLCKSRATTTVTLSCLLFFVSSFYTISTAKSATTNLLSYQLLQFTAFFLAAALSLLMLVAAARATMVAWITVLVLLAFSGTRRRVLARRGKTITADVALCLFRVLFREADPRG from the coding sequence ATGGATCTTTGCAAAAGTAGAGCAACAACCACCGTTACTCTCTCATgtctcctcttcttcgtctcttcaTTCTACACAATCTCCACCGCGAAATCAGCCACCACCAACCTGCTCTCGTACCAACTCCTTCAGTTTACCGCCTTCTTTCTCGCTGCAGCCTTGTCACTTCTTATGTTGGTCGCGGCGGCCCGAGCCACCATGGTCGCGTGGATAACGGTGCTTGTTCTGTTGGCTTTCTCGGGTACACGGCGACGTGTTCTGGCACGGAGAGGGAAAACAATCACCGCGGATGTGGCGTTGTGCTTGTTCAGGGTTCTGTTTAGAGAGGCAGATCCTCGCGGTTAG